From Longimicrobiaceae bacterium:
TCGGCGCCGAACGGGTCGCGGACGGCCGCGCCCTCGCCCGGGCCGCCTCCGGCGAAGTCGCCCAGCAGCGCCACCTTCGCCCCCGCCCCGCCGCGCTCCAGGGCGTACACGTGCGAGGGAGACATCGCCAGCACCAGGTCCGCCCAGTCCACCATCCCGGGGGTGAGGGGGCGCGAGCGGTGCCCGGAAAGGTCCAGCCCGTGACGCTCCGCCACGGTGAGCGCGTGGCGGGAGGCGGGGTACCCCTCCTCTGCGGAGAGCCCCGCGGAGGCCACCTCCACGTGCTGCCATCCGCGCCGCTCCAGCTCGCGGCGCGCGAGGGCCGCGGCCAGGGGCGAGCGGCAGGTGTTCCCGGTGCAGACGAAGACCAGGTTGTAGGTCGTCGTGCGCGGGACTTCCGTTGCCGGTTGTTCGGTCATGGGAGCATCGGGGGCGGGTGGGCGGCTGCGTCCGCGGGGCGAGCCGGCCGGCGAAGCACCATCAATGCGGCAAGCGGCGGGCCAGCGCCTCCGCCACCGGGAGGTCGGCGGGTCTCGTCACCTTGAGGTTGTCGGGGGCGCCCTCCACCACCCGCACCGGGATCCCGTAGCGCTCGCAGAGGGCGGCGTCGTCCGTGGCGCGGACGCCCTCGGCGCGGGCGCGGCGGTGCGCCTCCAGGAGGACGGCGCGCGGAAAGCCCTGCGGCGTCTGCGCCTGCCAGAAGCGCGCGCGGTCGGGGGTCGCCGCCACGGTCCCGTCCTCCCGCACCTCCTTCAGCGTGTCCGTCACCGGGAGCGCCGCCAGAACCGCGCCGGAGCGGGCCCCCTCCAGCACCCGGTCGATCGTCTCCGCCGTGACGAAGGGACGCGCGCCGTCGTGCACCAGCACGACCTCCACGTCCTCGGCGGTGGCGGCCAGCCCGTTCCACACGGAATCGCCGCGCTCCTCGCCCCCCGCCACGACGGTGACGCCCAGCTCCGCGAGCCACGCTGGGGGGCTCGCGGCGTCGTCGGGCGGGAGGACGACGACCACGGCGCCGATGCCGGGGTGCCGGACGAACGCGCGCACCGCACGGAGAAGGATCGGCTCGCCGGCCACTTCCATGTACTGCTTGCGGACGGCGCCCCCCATCCGCCGCCCGGAGCCGCCCGCCACGACCACCGCCGCGGCGCGGGGCCCGGGCTCAGCCGAAGGCGGCGTCGAGGAGCGCACGGACGTCCTCCGTCTCCACCACCCGGATCCCCTTCGGGAGCTTGGCCGGCACGGCGCGGGGCGAGAGGTGCGCGGTCCGGAACCCCATCCGCGCCGCCTCCGCCAGCCGCCGCTCCACCTGCCCCACCGGCCGCACCTCCCCGCCCAGCCCCAGCTCGCCGATGAACACCGCGTCCGACGGGACCGGTCGGTCGTAGACGCTGGAGGCGAGCGCGACCGCCACCGCCGCGTCTCCCGCCGTCTCCGCCAGGCGGATCCCCCCCACCACGTTGAGGAACACGTCGAGCTGCCCAAAGGCGAGGCCGGCGCGCTTCTCCATCACCGCCAGGAGGAGGGCGAGGCGCTTGGGGTCGAAGCCGGTGCTCACCCGCTGCGGCGCCCCGTACGACGCCTTGGTGGCGAGGGCCTGGATCTCCACCAGGAGCGGCCGCGTCCCCTCCATGGTGGAGACCACCGCGGAGCCGGAGGTCCCGCGGGAGCGCTCGCCCATGAACAGCTCGGAGGGGTTGGCGACCGGGGCCAGCCCCTCCGCGGTCATGCGGAAGACGCCGATCTCGTCCACCCCGCCGAAGCGGTTCTTGGTAGCGCGCAGCACCCGGTTGTCCAGCCCGCCCGTGCCCTCGAAGTAGAGCACCGTGTCCACGATGTGCTCCAGCGTCTTGGGCCCGGCGATCCCCCCGCCCTTGGTGACGTGCCCCACCAGGAACACCGCGGTCCCGGTCTGCTTCGCGAAGCGCTGCAGCCGTGCCGCGCACTCGCGGACCTGTCCCACGTTCCCGGGCGCTCCCTCCAGGTCGGGGGTGTAGACCGTCTGGATGGAGTCCACCAGGAGCACGTCTGGGGCGCTCTCCGCCGCGCGGAGGAGCACCGTCTCCAGCTCCGTCTCGGCGAGGAGGCTCACCTCGCCCGCGGAGCCCTCCAGCCGGTCGGCGCGGAGGCGCACCTGGAGCGCGGACTCCTCGCCGGAGACGTAGAGCGTGCGCCGCCCCTCGGCCTCCAGCCGGGCCGCCACCTGCAGGAGGATCGTGGACTTCCCGATCCCCGGCTCGCCGCCCACGAGCACCACCGACCCCGGCACGATCCCCCCGCCCAGCACGAAGTCGAACTCGCCCAGCCCCGTGGTCCAGCGCTTCCCCTCCGTCCCCTCCACCTCGCGCAGGCGCAGCGGCGCCGCGCTCCCGCCCCCGCGCGCCGCGGACACCGGCCCTCCGGACGCCCGCCGCGCGCCCTTCGCCGCGGGCGCGTGCGGCGCCTCCACCAGCGTGTTCCACTCCCGGCAGCCGGGGCACTGCCCCTGCCACCGCGCCGTCTCGTTCCCGCACTCCGTGCAGAAGAACGCCGTCTTCGTCTTCGCCATCTCGCTCACTCTCCCGGTGCAGGATCAGGTGTTTTCATACACCGGAGAGCGCCGCGCGTGCGCGGAAAACGGACGGCCGAATGGGCGCGGAATCACTCCGGCGGCGGCCCGTCCATCCGCCCGGAGAAGTTCTCGAAGCGCGTGAACTCCTTGAGGAACATCAGCGGCACCATGCCGACCGCGCCGTTGCGCTGCTTGCCGATGATGACCTCGGCGCGCCCTTCCAGGGAGTTGCCGTCCTTGTCCACCGGCCCGTAGTAGTACTCCGGCCGGTACAGGAACATGATGACGTCCGCGTCCTGCTCGATGGCGCCCGATTCACGAAGGTCCGACATCATCGGCCGCTTGTCCGGGCGCGACTCCACGGCGCGGGAAAGCTGCGAGAGCGCCACCACCGGGAGCTCCAGCTCCTTGGCGAGCGCCTTCAGGCTCCGGGAGATCTCCGACACCTCCTGCTGGCGGTTCTCCACGTTCCCGCCGCTCGTCATGAGCTGGAGGTAGTCCACGATGATCATCGCCAGGTCCGGCCGGTCGGACTTGAGGCGCCGCGCCTTGGCGCGCATCTCCAGCACCGAGATCCCCGCCGTGTCGTCGATGTAGATCGGCGCCGTGTTGAGGTACCCCGCCGCCGTCGCCAGCCGCCCGTAGTCGTCGTCGGAGAGCCGCCCGCGCCGGAGCCGCCCCGCGTCCACCCGCGCCTCGGCGCAGAGGACTCGCTGCACCAGCGACTCCTTGCTCATTTCCAGCGAGAAGAAGGCGACCGGCTTCTGGGCCGCAATGGCCGCGTGCTGGGCGATGTTCAGCGTGAACGCGGTGTTGTGGACGTAGACGTCGTTGGCGACGAAGTTGTGCGTCTCCGGGATCGTCAGGTCGTAGACCTGCTTGCGGCCCATTGGCTCGATGGAGACGATCTCGTCCCAGTAGACGTCGCTCTCCGCCAGGTCACGAAGCTCCCCGTCGTCCAGCGCGTCGGCGAACGCCAGCATCCGGGCGCGAGAGATGGCCCGCTTGCCCACGTGTACGTTGGACGCACCGCGGATCCCGGCCCGGCGCGCGAGCGAGGCCCACGACTCGGCGCCCTTCGCGGCGGCGATCCGCTCCCAGGCTTCCACCGGGATCAGGTCCCGGTTGGTCTGGTACCGCTTCCGTTCCACCGCCTCCACCACCCGCTGGAGCGCCGCTTCCTTGCCGAAGATGCCGATCTCGGCGGCGAAGGCGCGGATCGACCGTGCGTCCGTCACATCCAGCTGCCAGGCGGTGCGGCGCCCGTCGCGGTACTTCACCGAGCGTCGGCGGAGCGAGGCGATGACGCCGAAGCGCAGCAGCAGGTGCTGGACGTCGCGGGCCAGCCGCTCGCTGACCGTCGAATAGCCGATCTGCGCCTGTCCGCTCGCCAGGAGCGTCGCCCAGCCGTCGGTGGCAAAGAGGCGGTTCAGGAAGAGCGCGACCTGCCCGCGCGGGAGACGGAAGACGGGCGAGGGGACCCGCTTGGCGGCCGCGCCCTTGCCCCACAGGCCCAGCTCGTCCAGCCAGACGGTCAGCGCGTTGCGCTCGCTCTTCCGGAACGCCTCGACGCCGCCGGGCGCTAGCGCTTCCGGCTCGACCGCCAGCGCTTCGCACAGGGCGCCGAAGCGCTCCGCGCCGGGTACGCTGGCGCCGGACGACCAGTGGGACACCGACGCGGGGGTCACGCCCGCGGCGAGCGCCACCTGGCGCGCGGACCGTCCCGAGCCGGCGAGCGCGGTCTCCAGCCGGCCGGCGAACGCCGCCCGCTCCGACCGGGTGAACTCCGCGTCCCGCCGCACGTACACGGTCGGCACGCGCGTCCCGCGCGAATCGTCCTCGCGCGTGGAGACCCCCCCGAACGCCGCGACCGCCTCCGCGAACTCCGCCCGGAGGCAGGCATCCGCGCTGGTGAACTCCGGCGTGGAGTCGGTCAGGCAGCCGTCGCCGATCAGGTAGGCGAGCAGCTTGACCTCGCACTCGCGCATCGGCTCCCCGCCGAAGACGTCGATCCGGCGCGGGACCGCGATGCGCACCCCCACCGACAGCTCCTCCAGCCGCTTCCACCCCCCGACGGTGAGGAACGGGTGCGGCGCCGTCGCTTCCACGGTACGGCCCAGGCGCGTGGTGACGCGGAAGACGGGCTTCTGGCCGTCGTCCACGAAGGCGCTCGGCTCGGTGATGCGGAGCTTCAGCCGCTCGTCCAGCGTGAGCAGCCGGGCCGCGCGCCGGCGGTACACCTCCTCGATGGCGGCGAGGCTCCCGTCCTCCAGCACGATCTCCGAGTCGTGCGCCAGGCACTTCCCCATCGACGGCCTGGCCGCCACGATGATCAGGTCGCCGGACTGGAAGCCGGCGGTCATCTCGTCCAGGTCGTGGAAGCCGGTGGGGACGCCGGTGATGGAGGAGTTGTTGTTCTGGAGCTGCTCGATCTTCTCGAAGGTCGGCCAGAGGATCTCCTTGATCCAGACGAACCCCTTCCGCTCGTGCGTCTGGGCGATCTGGAAGATCTTCTGCTCCGCCCGGTCCAGGACCTCCTCGATCTCCCCCTGGTTGGCGAAGGTCTCCTGGATGATGGCGGTGGCCGCCTCGATCAGGCGCCGCAGGATCGCCTTCTCACGGACGATCCGGCAGTGGTACTCGATGTTGGCCGCGGTGGGGACGGCGTCCAGCAGCTGGGCGACGTAGGCCATCCCGCCCACCGCCTCCAGGTCGCCGCTGTTCTTCAGCTCCTCGGAAAGCGTGATCGCGTCGATCACCTCCCCCCGCTCCCACAGGCGCACCATCGACCGGTAGAGGCGGCGGTTCCCCTCCCGGTAGAACATGGTGTCGTCGATGGTCTCGATCGCCTTGACGATCGCCTCCGCGTCGATGAGCATCCCCCCCAGCACGGACATCTCCGCCTCGGCGGAGTACGGGGGGGCACGGTCGGCGAAGGCGCCCGGCGCGGGGGGCGCCACCCTGGCGAGGGCGGGGATGGACTGCATGGGGACTCCTGGGGCTGCGGTCCTGCTCTACGACGAAGGGCCGGGTGGCCCGGGATGCGTTCAGACGCGGTCCAGCACGGCGCGGAGCCGCTGGAGGTCCTCCCACGTAGGGCGGACCCAGGCGGAGGAGCGAAGCAGCGCCGCCGGGTGGTACGTCGCCACCAGCGGCACGCCGCGGAAGTCGTGGACCCGCCCCCGCAGCTTCCCGACGGGGGTGGTGGTCCCCAGGAGCGTCTGCGCGGCGAAGGCCCCGAAGGCGGCGACCACGCGCGGCTTCACCAGCTCCACCTGCCGGAGGAGGTAGGGCGAGCACGCCTCCACCTCGTCCGCCTGCGGGTTGCGGTTCCCCGGCGGGCGGCACTTGAGCACGTTGCAGACGTAGACCTCCTCGCGGGAGAGCCCAACGGACGCCAGGAGCACCGTGAGGAGCTGCCCCGCCCTTCCCACGAAAGGACGGCCGGTGCGGTCCTCCTCCGCGCCCGGCGCCTCCCCCACCACCAGCACGTCCGCGTCCGGGCTCCCTTCCCCGAACACCACGTGACCGCGGGTCTCGGCGAGCCGGCAGCGGGGGCACCCCAGCGCCACCTCGCGCAGCGCGTCCAGCGTGGGAAGGCGAAGGAGCTCCTCCGCGGCGGCTCCGACGGCCGGCGCGTCCGGCGACGGCCGCATGGCGGGCTCCCCCACGGCCGGACGCGCAGGGGGGGCCGCCGGCGCCTGCGGGGCCCGCGCGTAGAGGGCGCGCAGCTCCGCGGCCCCCAGCCCGTCGAGCACCACCTCCGTCTCGCCGAGCTCGGCGCGCTGCCGGAGGTAGGCCTGCAGCAGCTCCCGCGCGTCGCCGCTCATCGCGCCCGCCCCGCCAGGATCGCTTCCACGCGGTCCAGGATCTGGTCCGCCACCTCACCCTTGTGCATCAGCGGCAGCGGCTCGTCGGCCCCGCCGGGGAGGAGGAAGGTGACGCGGTTGGTCTCCACCTCGAAGCCGGCGCCGGGCTCGGTGGCATCGTTCAGCACCAGCAGGTCGAGCCCCTTCCCCTCCAGCTTGCGGCGCCCGTTGCGCACCGGATCGGTCGTCTCCAGCGCGAAGCCCACCACCACGCACCCCTCCGGCCGCAGGTCGCGGGTGGAGGCGAGGACGTCGGGCGTGCGCTCCAGGCGGATCTCCGGCGCGCCCCCCTCTCCTTTCTTGATCTTCTCCGCCGCGGGGGCGGCGGGGCGGAAGTCCGCCACCGCGGCGGCCATCACCAGCGCGTCGGCGCCCGGGAGCGCCCCGGCGACTGCCTCGTGCATCTCCTCCGCCGTCTCCACGCGGCGCAGCTCCACCCCCTCGGGGGGCGCGAGGTGCGTGGGGCCGGAGACCAGCACCACCTCCGCCCCGCGCCGCCACGCCGCCGCCGCGAGCTCGTACCCCATGCGGCCCGAAGAGCGGTTCCCCACGTACCGCACCGGGTCGACCGGCTCGCGCGTGGGGCCCGCGGTCACCACGACGCGCCGCCCGGCCAGCGGGGTGCGGCCCTCCAGCGCGCGGCCCACGTGGGCGACCACCTGCTCGGGCTCGATCAGGCGCCCCGGACCCTCCCCCTCCCCCCAGGCGAGCGGCCCCACCGCCGGGCCGGCGATGCGGTAGCCGATCTCCGCCAGGTGGCGGAGGTTCGCCTGCGTCTGGGGGTGGGCGTACATCCGGTCGTTCATCGCCGGGCAGAGGACGACGGGCGCCTCCGTGGCCAGGAGGATGGAGGTGAGCAGGTCGTCCGCCATCCCGGCTGCGGCGCGGGCGAGGAAGCCGGCCGTGGCGGGGGCGACGACCACCGCCCCGGCGTCGCGCGCCAGGCGGATGTGCGCGAGGGGGTCCCCCTCGACGTAGGGCGTGGTGTGCGACGGCCGCCCGGTGACGGCCTCGAAGGAGAGGGGGCGGACGAACTCCAGGGCGTTCCCGGTGAACACCACGTCCACCGCGGCCCCCGCGAGGGTCAGCTCCCGCGCGACGGTGATCGCCTTGTACGCCGCGATGCCACCGGTGACCCCAAGGAGCACGCGGCGCCCCGCGAAGGGGCGCCGCTCGCGGCGCGCGTCGGCCATGCGGCTAACGGGAAACGGGAGAAGGGGCGGGATGCGGCCTCCCCCGCC
This genomic window contains:
- a CDS encoding uracil-DNA glycosylase, translating into MSGDARELLQAYLRQRAELGETEVVLDGLGAAELRALYARAPQAPAAPPARPAVGEPAMRPSPDAPAVGAAAEELLRLPTLDALREVALGCPRCRLAETRGHVVFGEGSPDADVLVVGEAPGAEEDRTGRPFVGRAGQLLTVLLASVGLSREEVYVCNVLKCRPPGNRNPQADEVEACSPYLLRQVELVKPRVVAAFGAFAAQTLLGTTTPVGKLRGRVHDFRGVPLVATYHPAALLRSSAWVRPTWEDLQRLRAVLDRV
- the radA gene encoding DNA repair protein RadA; translated protein: MAKTKTAFFCTECGNETARWQGQCPGCREWNTLVEAPHAPAAKGARRASGGPVSAARGGGSAAPLRLREVEGTEGKRWTTGLGEFDFVLGGGIVPGSVVLVGGEPGIGKSTILLQVAARLEAEGRRTLYVSGEESALQVRLRADRLEGSAGEVSLLAETELETVLLRAAESAPDVLLVDSIQTVYTPDLEGAPGNVGQVRECAARLQRFAKQTGTAVFLVGHVTKGGGIAGPKTLEHIVDTVLYFEGTGGLDNRVLRATKNRFGGVDEIGVFRMTAEGLAPVANPSELFMGERSRGTSGSAVVSTMEGTRPLLVEIQALATKASYGAPQRVSTGFDPKRLALLLAVMEKRAGLAFGQLDVFLNVVGGIRLAETAGDAAVAVALASSVYDRPVPSDAVFIGELGLGGEVRPVGQVERRLAEAARMGFRTAHLSPRAVPAKLPKGIRVVETEDVRALLDAAFG
- the dnaB gene encoding replicative DNA helicase, whose amino-acid sequence is MQSIPALARVAPPAPGAFADRAPPYSAEAEMSVLGGMLIDAEAIVKAIETIDDTMFYREGNRRLYRSMVRLWERGEVIDAITLSEELKNSGDLEAVGGMAYVAQLLDAVPTAANIEYHCRIVREKAILRRLIEAATAIIQETFANQGEIEEVLDRAEQKIFQIAQTHERKGFVWIKEILWPTFEKIEQLQNNNSSITGVPTGFHDLDEMTAGFQSGDLIIVAARPSMGKCLAHDSEIVLEDGSLAAIEEVYRRRAARLLTLDERLKLRITEPSAFVDDGQKPVFRVTTRLGRTVEATAPHPFLTVGGWKRLEELSVGVRIAVPRRIDVFGGEPMRECEVKLLAYLIGDGCLTDSTPEFTSADACLRAEFAEAVAAFGGVSTREDDSRGTRVPTVYVRRDAEFTRSERAAFAGRLETALAGSGRSARQVALAAGVTPASVSHWSSGASVPGAERFGALCEALAVEPEALAPGGVEAFRKSERNALTVWLDELGLWGKGAAAKRVPSPVFRLPRGQVALFLNRLFATDGWATLLASGQAQIGYSTVSERLARDVQHLLLRFGVIASLRRRSVKYRDGRRTAWQLDVTDARSIRAFAAEIGIFGKEAALQRVVEAVERKRYQTNRDLIPVEAWERIAAAKGAESWASLARRAGIRGASNVHVGKRAISRARMLAFADALDDGELRDLAESDVYWDEIVSIEPMGRKQVYDLTIPETHNFVANDVYVHNTAFTLNIAQHAAIAAQKPVAFFSLEMSKESLVQRVLCAEARVDAGRLRRGRLSDDDYGRLATAAGYLNTAPIYIDDTAGISVLEMRAKARRLKSDRPDLAMIIVDYLQLMTSGGNVENRQQEVSEISRSLKALAKELELPVVALSQLSRAVESRPDKRPMMSDLRESGAIEQDADVIMFLYRPEYYYGPVDKDGNSLEGRAEVIIGKQRNGAVGMVPLMFLKEFTRFENFSGRMDGPPPE
- the ispD gene encoding 2-C-methyl-D-erythritol 4-phosphate cytidylyltransferase, whose translation is MRSSTPPSAEPGPRAAAVVVAGGSGRRMGGAVRKQYMEVAGEPILLRAVRAFVRHPGIGAVVVVLPPDDAASPPAWLAELGVTVVAGGEERGDSVWNGLAATAEDVEVVLVHDGARPFVTAETIDRVLEGARSGAVLAALPVTDTLKEVREDGTVAATPDRARFWQAQTPQGFPRAVLLEAHRRARAEGVRATDDAALCERYGIPVRVVEGAPDNLKVTRPADLPVAEALARRLPH
- a CDS encoding low molecular weight protein arginine phosphatase, yielding MTEQPATEVPRTTTYNLVFVCTGNTCRSPLAAALARRELERRGWQHVEVASAGLSAEEGYPASRHALTVAERHGLDLSGHRSRPLTPGMVDWADLVLAMSPSHVYALERGGAGAKVALLGDFAGGGPGEGAAVRDPFGADEEAYEATFRELEPLVRAVFDRLAPILHP
- the coaBC gene encoding bifunctional phosphopantothenoylcysteine decarboxylase/phosphopantothenate--cysteine ligase CoaBC is translated as MADARRERRPFAGRRVLLGVTGGIAAYKAITVARELTLAGAAVDVVFTGNALEFVRPLSFEAVTGRPSHTTPYVEGDPLAHIRLARDAGAVVVAPATAGFLARAAAGMADDLLTSILLATEAPVVLCPAMNDRMYAHPQTQANLRHLAEIGYRIAGPAVGPLAWGEGEGPGRLIEPEQVVAHVGRALEGRTPLAGRRVVVTAGPTREPVDPVRYVGNRSSGRMGYELAAAAWRRGAEVVLVSGPTHLAPPEGVELRRVETAEEMHEAVAGALPGADALVMAAAVADFRPAAPAAEKIKKGEGGAPEIRLERTPDVLASTRDLRPEGCVVVGFALETTDPVRNGRRKLEGKGLDLLVLNDATEPGAGFEVETNRVTFLLPGGADEPLPLMHKGEVADQILDRVEAILAGRAR